The following proteins are encoded in a genomic region of Gimesia algae:
- the aceE gene encoding pyruvate dehydrogenase (acetyl-transferring), homodimeric type produces MVEQTVTGAVPGVDPAELEEWFESLDDLIIRYGKERVKNVLAILQERAYRQGVTMPFTANTPYINTISVDEQTPFPGNREIERRIKSIIRWNAMAMVVRANKYHDGIGGHISTYASAATLWEVGFNHFFHSRTEDHSGDVVYFQGHASPGVYARAFVEGRLTEENLERFRQELPRGGGLSSYPHPWLMPEFWQFPTVSMGLGPIMSIYHARFLRYLHNRGIMDTSKSKVWCFVGDGETDEPETLGAITLASREHLDNLIFVINCNLQRLDGPVRGNGKIIQELEAAFRGAGWNCIKVVWGSDWDPLLAEDEDGLLVKRMGEVIDGQYQKYVVEPGSYIREHFFGDNPELAKMAEHLSDDQLKRMKRGGHDPEKVYAAFNSAVNHTGSPTVILAKTIKGYGLGEAGEGRNIAHNVKKANEEELRDFRSRFGIPIRDEDVKDTPFYRPDENSPEMQYLQKKREELGGYLPKRTPTEERLETPTLESLDKFLTSMAGKKGSTTGAFGILLGNLLRDKVIGKRIVPIIPDEARTFGMEGLFKQCGIYASQGQLYEPVDRDQLMYYKEAKDGQILEEGINEAGAISSFIAAGTAYSNQGVNMIPFYVYYSMFGFQRVGDLVWAAADSRTKGFMLGGTSGRTTLNGEGLQHQDGHSHIMASTVPTLLAYDPAYAYELAVIIQDGLRRMYQEGEEIFYYLSVYNENYEMAPMPEGDHVVEGIINGIYKFRAQEVEKPAVSMRPQLFGSGPILREVLRAQEILAEQFNIATDVWSVTSYNQLARNVKDVERENRLHPDAEPQKSYLDTIFEGVTGPFIASSDNIKLVADQIREDIPGNYCVLGTDGFGRSETRESLRRHFEIDAENVVVATLVSLAEEGQFDKSKLPAIIKELGIDPEKVNPRLA; encoded by the coding sequence ATGGTAGAACAGACAGTTACAGGTGCAGTGCCTGGAGTCGATCCAGCGGAACTCGAAGAATGGTTTGAATCGCTGGATGACCTTATCATCCGGTACGGTAAAGAAAGAGTCAAAAATGTGCTGGCGATCCTGCAGGAACGCGCCTATCGTCAAGGAGTGACGATGCCTTTCACAGCCAACACACCTTACATCAATACCATTTCCGTCGATGAGCAGACTCCCTTTCCCGGGAACCGTGAGATTGAACGCCGCATCAAAAGTATCATCCGCTGGAATGCGATGGCCATGGTCGTTCGTGCCAACAAATATCATGACGGCATCGGCGGACACATTTCAACTTATGCTTCCGCAGCCACACTCTGGGAAGTGGGATTCAATCACTTTTTCCATTCCCGCACGGAAGACCACTCAGGCGATGTCGTCTACTTTCAGGGACATGCTTCTCCTGGTGTTTACGCGCGTGCCTTTGTTGAAGGACGACTGACAGAAGAGAACCTGGAACGTTTCCGGCAGGAACTGCCCCGCGGTGGTGGACTCTCATCCTACCCGCACCCCTGGCTAATGCCTGAATTCTGGCAGTTCCCGACTGTCTCTATGGGTCTGGGCCCGATTATGTCCATTTACCATGCCCGCTTCCTGCGCTACCTGCATAACCGCGGTATCATGGATACCTCCAAATCCAAAGTCTGGTGTTTTGTCGGCGATGGTGAAACCGACGAACCCGAAACTCTGGGCGCCATTACGCTCGCTTCTCGCGAACACCTGGACAACCTGATCTTTGTCATCAACTGTAACCTGCAGCGTCTGGATGGACCCGTTCGAGGGAACGGCAAAATCATTCAGGAACTGGAAGCCGCCTTCCGTGGTGCCGGCTGGAACTGTATCAAAGTCGTCTGGGGAAGTGACTGGGATCCCCTGCTGGCGGAAGACGAAGATGGTCTCCTCGTAAAACGCATGGGTGAAGTCATTGACGGACAGTACCAGAAATATGTCGTTGAACCAGGCTCCTACATCCGCGAGCACTTCTTCGGTGACAATCCCGAACTGGCTAAAATGGCAGAGCACCTGTCTGATGACCAGCTCAAACGTATGAAACGTGGGGGTCATGATCCAGAAAAAGTCTATGCCGCTTTCAACTCTGCTGTGAACCACACTGGTTCCCCCACCGTAATCCTGGCGAAAACCATCAAAGGCTACGGCCTGGGTGAAGCTGGCGAAGGCCGAAATATCGCACATAATGTGAAAAAAGCCAATGAAGAAGAACTACGTGACTTTCGATCTCGCTTCGGGATTCCCATCCGCGATGAAGACGTCAAGGATACCCCCTTCTATCGGCCGGATGAAAACAGTCCCGAAATGCAGTACCTGCAGAAAAAACGGGAGGAACTAGGCGGCTATCTTCCCAAACGAACACCCACCGAAGAACGGCTGGAAACCCCAACTCTGGAATCGCTCGATAAATTTCTGACGAGCATGGCAGGGAAAAAAGGTTCCACCACCGGTGCCTTCGGGATCCTGCTGGGCAACCTGTTAAGAGACAAAGTCATCGGCAAACGTATTGTCCCCATCATTCCTGACGAAGCCCGTACCTTCGGTATGGAAGGCCTCTTCAAACAATGTGGTATCTACGCCAGCCAGGGACAGTTATATGAGCCGGTCGACCGTGATCAGTTGATGTACTATAAAGAAGCAAAAGATGGTCAGATCCTGGAAGAAGGCATCAATGAAGCAGGAGCGATTTCCTCGTTCATCGCGGCAGGTACAGCCTACTCCAATCAGGGCGTCAACATGATTCCGTTCTACGTCTATTATTCCATGTTCGGCTTCCAGCGTGTGGGCGACCTGGTCTGGGCCGCTGCCGACTCGCGGACCAAAGGCTTCATGCTGGGCGGAACCTCTGGTAGAACCACTCTCAATGGAGAAGGTCTGCAGCATCAGGATGGACACAGTCACATTATGGCTTCCACTGTCCCAACCCTGCTCGCCTATGATCCGGCCTACGCTTATGAGTTGGCTGTCATCATCCAGGATGGCCTGCGACGCATGTATCAGGAAGGCGAAGAGATCTTCTATTACCTCTCCGTCTACAATGAAAACTACGAAATGGCCCCCATGCCTGAAGGCGATCACGTCGTCGAAGGCATCATTAACGGGATTTATAAATTCCGGGCCCAGGAAGTTGAAAAACCGGCTGTCTCGATGCGGCCACAACTGTTTGGCAGTGGTCCGATTCTGCGTGAAGTCCTGCGAGCCCAGGAAATTCTGGCGGAACAGTTTAACATTGCGACCGACGTCTGGAGTGTCACCAGCTATAACCAGTTGGCCCGTAATGTCAAAGACGTCGAACGGGAGAACCGGCTGCACCCTGATGCAGAGCCTCAGAAGTCCTATCTGGATACGATCTTTGAAGGTGTCACCGGGCCGTTCATCGCATCCAGTGATAACATCAAACTCGTTGCAGACCAGATCCGTGAAGACATCCCCGGAAATTACTGTGTACTGGGAACCGATGGTTTCGGTCGCAGTGAAACCCGTGAATCACTCAGACGTCATTTTGAAATTGATGCTGAAAATGTAGTCGTCGCCACGCTGGTCTCTTTAGCCGAAGAAGGTCAGTTCGATAAATCAAAGCTGCCTGCCATCATCAAGGAACTGGGAATCGATCCGGAAAAAGTGAATCCACGGCTCGCTTAA
- a CDS encoding arylsulfatase produces the protein MMNEFYISTVKWFTGILFLVTGVLCGEETACAASHPNVIVILTDDQGYGDVGFHGNSKINTPYLDRMAEKSIELTRFYCSPVCAPTRASLLTGRNYYRTGVIHTSRGGAKMHGEEVTIAELLQQSGYQTGIFGKWHLGDNYPMRPQDQGFTESLIHKSGGIGQSPDQPNSYFNPKLWKNGEAFQSTGYCTDVFFDAALEFIDQQKQADNPFFVYLSTNAPHTPLEIAESYWKPYQQQGLDETTARVYGMITNLDENIGKLLSHLDQTGLTETTLVLFLGDNGPQQKRNTGGLRGRKSWIYEGGIRVPCLAHWPGHFHEGTKIDQIAAHIDLMPTLLALTDTLRPEALKLDGVDLSPLLTGSKKKLPERSLFFQVHRGLTPQRYQNFAVVTDRFKLAGYPGTFGKENLILQAEPVLELYDLSVDPVEQKNVLDSHPETAKILLKQYEDWFSEMRTTRNFEPGLIVIDREQEKSSILCRYQDGSFQGGISEGWMVEIVRPGLYRVKINQETTRPGKLCVNWQGRTVHDFLKVGESAAEFELTAGTGLLDIWFQVEGEDRIYPGDNSPQGDVVLTQIK, from the coding sequence ATGATGAATGAGTTTTATATCTCTACCGTAAAATGGTTTACGGGAATTCTGTTTCTGGTGACAGGCGTACTCTGTGGAGAAGAAACAGCGTGCGCTGCGAGCCATCCCAATGTGATTGTCATTTTGACCGATGATCAGGGGTATGGTGATGTCGGGTTTCATGGGAATTCGAAAATTAACACGCCGTACCTGGACCGTATGGCGGAAAAGAGTATCGAGTTGACCCGGTTCTATTGCAGTCCCGTCTGTGCACCGACGCGCGCCAGTCTGTTGACGGGGCGTAACTATTATCGTACCGGAGTCATTCATACCTCGCGTGGCGGCGCAAAGATGCATGGAGAAGAGGTCACCATTGCCGAGTTATTACAGCAGTCCGGTTATCAGACCGGGATCTTCGGGAAATGGCATCTGGGGGATAATTATCCGATGCGGCCCCAGGATCAGGGATTTACAGAATCGCTGATTCATAAGAGCGGGGGGATTGGTCAGAGTCCCGATCAACCCAACAGTTATTTTAATCCGAAACTGTGGAAGAATGGTGAAGCGTTTCAGTCCACCGGATATTGTACGGACGTTTTTTTTGATGCGGCGCTGGAATTTATTGATCAACAGAAACAGGCAGATAATCCGTTCTTTGTTTATCTCTCGACTAACGCGCCTCATACGCCTCTGGAAATTGCAGAGTCCTACTGGAAACCTTATCAACAGCAGGGACTCGATGAAACAACGGCCCGCGTATATGGAATGATTACGAACCTGGATGAAAACATTGGAAAGCTGTTATCACATCTGGATCAAACCGGACTGACTGAGACGACTCTGGTTCTGTTTCTGGGAGATAATGGCCCGCAACAGAAGCGGAATACTGGAGGCCTGCGGGGACGGAAATCCTGGATCTATGAAGGGGGAATCCGAGTTCCCTGCCTGGCGCATTGGCCTGGTCATTTTCATGAGGGAACAAAAATAGATCAGATCGCCGCACACATCGATCTGATGCCCACGTTGTTGGCTCTGACGGATACACTACGTCCGGAAGCTCTCAAGCTGGATGGAGTGGATCTATCACCGCTGTTGACGGGAAGTAAAAAAAAATTGCCGGAACGAAGTCTGTTTTTTCAGGTGCATCGAGGCTTGACACCTCAACGTTATCAGAATTTCGCGGTCGTGACAGATCGGTTCAAACTGGCAGGTTACCCGGGCACTTTCGGAAAAGAAAATCTGATACTGCAGGCAGAGCCCGTTCTGGAATTGTATGATCTTTCGGTCGACCCGGTGGAGCAGAAGAATGTGCTGGATTCACATCCGGAGACTGCAAAAATTTTGCTTAAACAATATGAAGACTGGTTTTCAGAGATGAGAACAACACGGAATTTTGAACCTGGTCTGATTGTCATTGATCGGGAACAGGAGAAGTCCAGCATCCTGTGCCGTTATCAGGATGGATCCTTCCAAGGGGGTATTTCAGAAGGCTGGATGGTGGAAATCGTCCGGCCGGGTCTGTATCGAGTGAAAATCAATCAAGAAACGACAAGGCCTGGCAAACTATGTGTGAACTGGCAGGGCAGGACAGTGCATGATTTCCTGAAGGTCGGGGAGTCCGCTGCTGAGTTCGAGCTGACAGCCGGGACCGGGCTGCTTGATATCTGGTTTCAGGTGGAAGGAGAGGATCGGATTTACCCCGGTGATAACAGTCCGCAGGGTGATGTTGTTCTCACTCAGATCAAATAA
- a CDS encoding serine/threonine protein kinase: protein MGSEQHAGANTQAIATLIPEEFKKEAGKFCPHAGVVSRGSGMFQEQGRVLLLNRLRMASLLLALASLAFLIRGLWLGEFDDAHGQEMLFLDSIVTGILFAVSGVLWLKPCLCLWRLRICEAITFGAPAAFFIWWHFCEICACDPILLGKVAFAFPLRTVFPWMILIYTYGFFIPNSLRGVISVVSLMVISPIAGAMVTGTQVPQVSEVLYSGGLSEMIILLLIAASTAVYGSHRVGSLRREAFDAKSIGMYTLRKQVGSGGMGEVYLAEHRLLKRPCAIKLIRRDKVDDENVLLRFESEVQATAGLTHPNTIEIYDYGHTEEGTFYYVMEFLPGLNLQEIVERFGVLPPERVVYLLKQVCSALAEAHHKGLIHRDIKPGNIFSAERGGLYDVAKLLDFGLVKDNRSNEDSLNLTMEGAVVGSPLYTSPEAVTGDGTPDPRSDIYSLGASIYYLLTGKPVFEGENALKVMFAHASQTVMTPTSINPRIPEELEAIVMKCLEKKPEDRYQRAEELSAALNSLQIEEWTQEQAVAWWSEAEQLVQHEPDSEFVSDYMKATTILPVNA from the coding sequence ATGGGTTCAGAACAACATGCCGGGGCAAACACTCAGGCTATCGCTACATTGATTCCTGAGGAATTCAAAAAAGAGGCAGGCAAGTTTTGCCCGCATGCCGGTGTGGTATCGCGTGGCTCCGGTATGTTTCAGGAGCAGGGACGTGTTCTGCTGCTCAATCGGCTGAGAATGGCCTCCCTGCTGCTGGCTCTGGCTTCTCTGGCGTTTTTAATACGTGGCTTGTGGCTGGGCGAGTTTGACGACGCCCATGGTCAGGAAATGCTGTTTCTGGATTCCATTGTGACAGGAATACTGTTTGCCGTATCGGGAGTCCTGTGGTTGAAGCCCTGCCTGTGCCTGTGGCGTCTGCGGATTTGTGAAGCAATCACTTTTGGTGCGCCAGCCGCCTTCTTTATCTGGTGGCATTTCTGTGAGATATGCGCCTGCGATCCGATTCTGCTGGGCAAGGTGGCGTTTGCGTTTCCGTTGCGGACGGTGTTCCCCTGGATGATTCTGATCTATACATACGGTTTTTTCATTCCCAACTCTCTGCGAGGGGTGATTTCTGTAGTGAGTCTGATGGTAATCAGTCCGATCGCCGGGGCGATGGTGACAGGGACGCAGGTCCCCCAGGTTTCGGAAGTGCTCTATTCAGGTGGATTATCTGAAATGATCATCCTGCTGTTGATCGCGGCCAGTACAGCCGTCTATGGTTCGCATCGTGTGGGCAGCTTGAGACGCGAAGCCTTCGATGCGAAGAGCATCGGCATGTACACATTACGAAAGCAGGTCGGCAGTGGAGGGATGGGAGAAGTCTATCTTGCAGAACATCGTCTGCTCAAGCGCCCGTGTGCGATTAAACTGATTCGACGGGATAAAGTGGATGATGAGAACGTTCTGCTGCGGTTTGAAAGCGAAGTGCAGGCAACGGCGGGGTTAACGCATCCCAATACGATCGAAATCTATGATTACGGTCATACCGAAGAGGGGACGTTCTATTATGTGATGGAGTTTCTGCCGGGTTTGAATCTGCAGGAAATTGTCGAACGATTTGGCGTTCTGCCTCCGGAACGGGTTGTCTATCTGCTGAAGCAGGTTTGTTCTGCTTTGGCGGAAGCACATCATAAAGGTCTGATCCATCGTGATATCAAGCCCGGAAATATCTTTTCAGCCGAGCGTGGCGGACTGTACGATGTTGCCAAGTTGCTGGATTTTGGACTGGTCAAGGATAATCGTTCGAATGAAGATTCACTGAATCTGACCATGGAGGGGGCTGTTGTAGGATCACCACTTTATACAAGTCCTGAGGCCGTGACCGGAGATGGAACCCCTGATCCCCGTTCAGATATCTATTCCCTGGGAGCCAGTATCTACTATTTACTGACAGGCAAACCTGTCTTCGAAGGTGAAAATGCGTTGAAAGTCATGTTTGCGCATGCCAGTCAGACGGTCATGACACCGACTTCGATCAACCCCCGTATTCCGGAAGAGCTGGAAGCGATCGTCATGAAGTGTCTGGAGAAGAAACCAGAAGATCGATATCAGCGGGCAGAAGAACTGAGTGCCGCATTAAACTCGCTGCAGATTGAAGAATGGACACAGGAGCAGGCGGTTGCCTGGTGGTCTGAAGCAGAACAGCTTGTGCAGCACGAACCAGACTCCGAGTTCGTATCAGACTATATGAAGGCCACAACCATCCTGCCTGTGAATGCCTGA
- a CDS encoding sigma-70 family RNA polymerase sigma factor, whose translation MYSVSTADYLQADSFSQLGERAILMDQSKSCQCELLAVKKAVRMKKVCVSRELQKRAEQIYATDIEYVYSERFEHAVASDDILHPLQKLCADLNPDSDYELSEFDFQQAQLYTVPLLEKEQEVILFRGMNYLKFRAETLKSQIDLKSPCIGLLDRIEQKLKDARRLRNYIIQANLRLVVSIAKNLTDRANLFEDLVSDGHLPLIRAVEIFDVERGNRFSTYGTWAVRNFLFRTTKKGRKYRKTFLNGAETLALGMSDSRSTQRSHEAYHQTIDDVLQKVLQTLDAREQLILKRRFGLAKSDTPEKFREIAEDLGVSTERVRQLTIRSLQRMREAIEEQKLEIPDIPEII comes from the coding sequence ATGTATAGTGTATCGACGGCTGATTACCTGCAGGCAGATTCATTCTCCCAACTGGGTGAGCGGGCGATTCTTATGGATCAGTCGAAATCCTGTCAGTGTGAGTTGCTGGCTGTCAAAAAAGCAGTTCGTATGAAGAAGGTTTGCGTTTCGCGTGAGTTGCAGAAACGTGCGGAACAGATCTATGCGACTGACATCGAGTATGTCTATAGTGAGCGGTTTGAACACGCTGTAGCCAGTGATGACATTTTGCACCCACTTCAGAAGCTGTGTGCGGATTTAAATCCGGATTCAGACTATGAACTGTCTGAATTTGATTTCCAGCAGGCGCAACTTTATACAGTGCCACTGCTGGAAAAGGAGCAGGAAGTCATCCTGTTTCGGGGGATGAATTATCTCAAATTTCGTGCCGAGACGCTGAAGTCACAGATTGATTTGAAGTCTCCCTGCATCGGTCTGTTGGACCGGATTGAACAGAAACTGAAAGATGCGCGGCGTCTTCGAAATTACATTATTCAAGCCAATCTGCGTCTGGTGGTTTCGATCGCGAAAAATCTGACTGACCGTGCCAACCTGTTCGAGGATCTTGTCAGTGATGGTCATCTACCGCTGATTCGCGCTGTTGAGATTTTTGATGTGGAGCGGGGCAATCGGTTCAGTACCTATGGAACCTGGGCAGTACGTAACTTCCTGTTTCGAACTACAAAAAAAGGGCGAAAGTACCGCAAAACATTTTTGAATGGTGCGGAAACTCTGGCGCTGGGGATGAGTGACAGCCGCTCGACACAGCGTTCTCATGAAGCCTATCACCAGACCATTGATGATGTTCTGCAAAAGGTACTGCAAACCCTGGATGCGCGGGAGCAACTCATTCTGAAGCGTCGCTTCGGCCTTGCAAAATCAGATACGCCGGAAAAATTTCGTGAGATCGCGGAAGACCTGGGGGTGAGCACCGAACGGGTTCGACAGTTGACAATTCGATCACTGCAGAGAATGCGGGAAGCGATTGAGGAACAAAAGCTGGAAATACCGGATATTCCGGAAATCATTTGA
- a CDS encoding pseudouridine synthase, with protein sequence MSSDSDPQTQPEEPSANDDSHLIRLQKFLAATGLGSRRHCEEYIETGRVSIDGDVITELGAKVDPETQVIEVDGERVRLQPRRYYLLNKPSGFLCTNNDPAGRRRVVDLFPNDGQRLFTVGRLDENSEGLILVTNDGELAQRLAHPRYRVTRTYHVQVVGNPPREKLDELRKGVRFKEGIFRVTGLKYLKKQGKSAFLELTLHEGQNREIRRMMARIGHKVIQLVRIRFGPLNLGKLKSGEFRRLSDTELKKVRQLMNEKHSPDIRHRKGKKNAAPAKARPPRKAVGKRSGERGAAAGKNVSERVTGGKKAGGKRSVTTGRKSGADSSKSKTSGRRIIGDVSAKGTRQGKRK encoded by the coding sequence ATGAGTTCCGATTCCGACCCGCAAACCCAGCCTGAAGAACCATCAGCCAATGACGACAGTCACCTGATCCGTTTGCAGAAGTTTCTGGCCGCCACCGGTCTGGGATCCCGCCGTCATTGCGAAGAATATATCGAAACCGGACGCGTGAGCATAGATGGCGATGTCATCACGGAGTTAGGTGCAAAGGTTGATCCGGAGACACAGGTCATCGAAGTGGATGGCGAGCGGGTTCGGTTGCAGCCGCGTCGGTATTATCTGCTGAATAAACCCTCCGGATTCCTCTGTACGAACAATGATCCTGCCGGCAGGAGACGAGTGGTCGATCTGTTTCCGAATGATGGTCAGCGGCTCTTTACTGTCGGTCGACTGGATGAAAACAGCGAAGGGCTGATTCTGGTAACCAATGATGGTGAACTGGCCCAGCGGCTGGCGCATCCCAGGTATCGTGTTACCCGCACGTACCATGTGCAGGTGGTAGGGAATCCGCCACGCGAAAAACTGGACGAGCTGCGGAAAGGGGTTCGTTTTAAGGAAGGCATATTTCGCGTCACAGGGCTCAAGTATCTCAAAAAACAGGGCAAGAGCGCATTTCTTGAATTAACGCTGCATGAAGGGCAGAATCGAGAGATTCGTCGCATGATGGCGCGTATCGGTCACAAGGTGATTCAACTGGTCCGGATCCGCTTTGGTCCACTGAATCTGGGAAAACTCAAATCAGGGGAATTCCGACGTTTAAGTGACACAGAGCTGAAAAAAGTGCGACAATTGATGAATGAAAAACATTCCCCGGACATCCGTCACCGGAAGGGGAAGAAAAACGCTGCACCTGCGAAGGCCCGGCCACCTCGCAAAGCTGTGGGTAAGAGGTCGGGTGAGCGAGGGGCAGCCGCAGGCAAAAATGTTTCAGAGAGAGTCACAGGCGGTAAAAAGGCTGGTGGAAAGCGGTCTGTCACCACGGGGCGGAAGTCAGGAGCAGACTCTTCGAAATCAAAAACATCAGGACGTAGAATCATCGGCGATGTTTCCGCCAAAGGGACACGTCAAGGAAAGCGAAAATGA
- a CDS encoding Ldh family oxidoreductase — protein MPVISAQSLQNFTESLLLQGGANEEEARIVSHSLVDANLLGHDSHGVMRLPFYLGRVKEGILKAGEKLQILNETPAAITGDGCWGFGQTVMHDLMNRLIEKAGTLGVSCGTLKRASHIGRLGEYAEMAAAKGMASIICANTHGSAPRVAPVGGKRPRLGTNPICIGMPGGAEGPFVLDFGTSATAEGKVRIKKIAGEQVPPGLILDPDGNPTTDPNMLYGDPPGTILPMGGDQAYKGFGLSFMVEMLCGALSGGQCAFPDPPPPQGNCVFVVVIDPGHLGGQNHLLNEITNLEKYVRSVPLKEGASEIFLPGDPEKKIAATRKSTGISLDKGNWEALTNLAQELGVPVPEVEA, from the coding sequence GTGCCCGTTATCTCTGCTCAGTCTCTGCAAAACTTTACTGAATCACTCCTGCTCCAGGGAGGCGCGAACGAAGAAGAAGCACGGATCGTTTCCCACAGCCTGGTCGATGCCAATTTACTGGGGCACGACTCACACGGCGTCATGCGGCTTCCCTTTTATCTGGGACGCGTGAAAGAAGGCATTCTGAAGGCAGGAGAGAAACTTCAGATTCTCAATGAAACTCCTGCTGCGATCACCGGTGACGGCTGCTGGGGATTTGGTCAGACTGTCATGCACGATCTGATGAATCGTTTAATTGAAAAAGCGGGCACCCTGGGCGTCTCCTGCGGGACACTGAAACGTGCTTCACATATCGGTCGCCTGGGAGAGTATGCAGAAATGGCTGCTGCCAAAGGGATGGCCTCTATCATCTGTGCCAATACACATGGCTCTGCCCCCCGCGTCGCTCCGGTAGGTGGAAAACGGCCTCGACTGGGAACTAACCCGATTTGTATCGGCATGCCCGGCGGTGCGGAAGGCCCCTTCGTGCTTGACTTCGGTACCTCCGCCACCGCAGAAGGTAAAGTTCGCATCAAAAAGATCGCAGGCGAACAGGTTCCTCCCGGACTGATTCTGGACCCCGACGGAAATCCCACCACTGACCCTAATATGCTCTACGGTGATCCCCCAGGCACGATTCTTCCGATGGGTGGAGACCAGGCTTACAAAGGCTTCGGACTCTCTTTTATGGTTGAGATGCTGTGTGGTGCGCTCTCTGGTGGACAATGTGCCTTCCCTGACCCACCACCACCACAGGGAAACTGTGTGTTCGTCGTGGTCATCGATCCCGGTCACCTGGGAGGTCAGAATCATCTGCTGAACGAAATCACCAATCTGGAGAAGTATGTCAGAAGCGTCCCCCTCAAAGAGGGAGCCAGTGAAATCTTTTTACCCGGAGATCCCGAAAAGAAAATCGCGGCCACCCGTAAATCAACAGGAATCTCTCTGGATAAAGGAAACTGGGAAGCCTTAACCAATCTCGCACAGGAACTGGGAGTTCCTGTACCTGAAGTAGAAGCTTAG
- a CDS encoding dihydroorotate dehydrogenase electron transfer subunit — protein MTESSQFSNCATPQYLSARVVEQERMAQDTYRLRLACPEVAQVILPGQFFMVREPEVNDPLLGRPFALYDTCLDENGTPSGLDFGYVVVGKLTSRMTHWQPGDRVEIWGPLGNGFPHPGSGSLVMVAGGIGQTPFLATARQALGLRKYGQPQQILPVLPDHVSLLYGARSKDYLAGLDDFQLEGLDVAVATDDGSYGHQGFVTELLQQRIESETPPTTIFCCGPEPMMEAVSKIALQAGISCWLSLETPMACGFGACFSCVAKVRISDDEWDYRRTCVEGPVFNAETLIF, from the coding sequence ATGACAGAGTCTTCACAATTCAGTAATTGTGCAACTCCCCAGTATCTTTCTGCCCGTGTGGTCGAGCAGGAACGCATGGCGCAGGACACTTATCGATTGCGTCTCGCATGTCCCGAGGTGGCTCAAGTCATTTTACCCGGCCAGTTTTTCATGGTACGGGAACCGGAAGTGAATGACCCTCTACTGGGACGTCCTTTCGCGTTGTATGATACCTGTCTGGATGAAAATGGAACGCCGAGTGGCCTTGATTTTGGCTATGTCGTGGTGGGAAAACTGACGTCCCGGATGACACACTGGCAACCTGGGGATCGCGTCGAGATCTGGGGGCCTCTGGGAAATGGGTTTCCACATCCGGGCAGCGGTTCACTGGTCATGGTCGCGGGCGGAATCGGGCAGACACCATTTCTGGCTACGGCGCGGCAAGCATTGGGGCTGCGGAAATACGGTCAACCCCAGCAAATACTACCTGTGCTGCCGGATCATGTGAGCCTGTTATATGGCGCGCGATCAAAAGACTATCTGGCTGGTCTGGACGATTTTCAACTGGAGGGACTGGATGTCGCAGTGGCAACCGATGATGGGTCGTACGGACATCAGGGCTTTGTGACCGAGTTGTTACAGCAGCGAATTGAAAGTGAGACGCCGCCGACAACCATTTTCTGTTGTGGTCCGGAACCAATGATGGAAGCGGTCAGCAAGATTGCTTTGCAGGCGGGAATTTCCTGCTGGCTGTCTCTGGAGACTCCCATGGCTTGTGGCTTTGGTGCCTGTTTCAGTTGCGTGGCGAAAGTCCGTATCAGTGATGATGAGTGGGATTATCGGCGCACCTGTGTCGAAGGTCCTGTTTTCAACGCGGAAACGCTGATCTTTTAA